Within the Montipora foliosa isolate CH-2021 chromosome 11, ASM3666993v2, whole genome shotgun sequence genome, the region tcacttcattcaaaattaaaaacatgtttagcgttaaagatcgtactcctgttgctctaaaatccatggtagtttaccaattttcttgtgcgggttgtaattcccgttatattggcgaaactagtcgccacttttctaccaggataaaggaacccacggaaagcgataaaaactcgcatatttttaagcatttcaacacatcttctttatgtaagaacaaatactccccttcgtgctttagtattctggattctgccagcaactcaattgatttaaaactcaaagaagctaaataaataagatcaaaccggaacttaacaaacaattgcagcattacaacacttttctcacgttttagtttacaccttgatgtttggtgtcacgctgtaaatagtacccgccattgtattacgtcatgtaataattttttcatctgcccgtagactttataactgttcacacttaggaactcattaaactgatgatggcataagcatgccgaaacatgtcttttaaaaaagttgtctgtttcttacagtatttatcatacttgctactattgcgaccttatggaaatatttttgtaataataatgataatcatataATGgcattttaataagtgtttactccaaacgattgcatgaattatagaaatgaacactttttgtaCACCAACGACTATAacgaatattttctttaaatttgtacttttttatgagataaactaagaataaagccaggatccgagccaggattcgagccaggatccgagctaggatccgagccaggattcgagacctaaccgagacctaacctaacctaaccgagacctaccctaaccgtaactagacctaactagattagaaccaacctaaatagacctaacctaaccgattcgagacctaacctaaccgagagattcgagaataaatagcggagaaagctcatcttagctcgaatcctggctgaaatcctggctcggatcctagctcgtgactcgaagtttaggtatcctccttttttataatgtctaattaggCTTGCTTAAGATTTTTACATTAATGTAAAATATTCtaagttaattattattattattattattattatttttattatttttattatcattattattattattattatttttattattatacatatTATTCAGAAATAAAGATATCATAGTTCTCAAAAAGTCCTTCAAATTTAGAAAAACCAGGACATCACGAAATCAGGAATCAGGACATCAcgaaactctattatttccgaacagTATGTGCGAAAACttcaattttttactttatgatgcgtacaaagaaagtttttcattaatgctcgcagaaaaatgtatgtgttttaatTGCATTgatttggtcattaaaatccttgttgagaaatcagaagtctacgttaacagcacacaccaggggccggttgttggaagcctggttagcgctaaccgttggttaagaggtatcaaatcctatacgtttccatggtatttaacgctggttagcgataaccatgcttcgagcaacccgggccagggcAACTCCTTagcatctggctagaaatattcttcttactttttcctccggccgcgcgttagccagttgataagggccagtctcttgctttcttattcgctgagaaacatTTACCTTGGTTTGAATACTTTTGCTTTTGTGtaatttttccagctttttggtgttctgtttcagtttttcttattgttttctttgagactatcaaatccactgtcatccatttttgttttgatttgtttgctcTGAGTCGTTCCGGTAGAgcctatggaggacaattgggattaattgtattgctcttatctattaattaagtagaatcgagtaaagccgtgatcagcgaatcctgagaacaaaactgcaatataagctaaaatggaattcattgaattgttcttgtttaattcgaatgcAGTACTGTTGCTGATAGTACTCAGTTAAAAAGTAGTATGAACATGAGTACCACGTTACccagttttggactagttttcatatacattgcgtttcatgtttttatttctagggATCTTTATAACAAtggaataactcaactcccagaaaatgttttctcaggactcacacatCTATTttggctgtaagtatattgccccaagtaaacttttaagatatgacacagctttacgcctggatactccacaaagcattgtccactgtcatctatttttcctttgatttgatcgctctgagtcgattgtgcgggctccatggaggtcatttgggctTAATTGTtctgctcttatctaagtagaatcgagtacagCCGTGATCATcgaatgctgagaacgaaactgcaataaaagctaaaattgaattccaaggaattgttcttgtttaattcgaattctgTACTGCTGCTGAGTgttctttaaaaagtagtgtaccgtgagttaaaacttcgttacttagttttggactagttttcatgtacattacgtttcatgttttcatttctagaagacttgataacaatgaaataactcaactcccagaaaatgttttctcaggactcacaaggCTAACTGGGCTGTAATTGTATTGGCCCAAATAAACTCGCCTTTCACAATATAACATGGCTATGTGCCTGGTCACTGCATAAAGAACAGTGTGAGTTACTTACAAAGCGACTcacacagctgatttaaactaagtgtcaatagtaataaataaccctttttgggtctaaaattaaaGATGCATTTAGACCTTAATCTTGTAATATTAATCTTTAATCAAAATAATTGCCACTAGCGCATAAATGCTAATCCTGTTTTTCCAGGatgtcattttattctttttgtaacacctatttatGCCCTTTCTCCCTCTCCAAATGAGGAATACCTTTAAATGTTGGGCTGCATTACCTGATCTCGCTTGCTGGGCATTTAGAAAAAGATAGTAACCACCAAGTGGAGTGAAATGGCTCACGACAAAGGCCCAGAGCCCGTTTAATCAAAAAAGTTTTCCATTTAATTACAAAATTActtggttcaagaaaaaatctaATAAGCCTCGTAAAGGCGAGGGCACAAAACTCGCCATGCAGAATGATGGATATCATACTGCCGCCCCACCCGAGGGAAATGCAGCCCCCCAAAatttggacaaaaacaaaagcatctTTACTTGCCAAAAATCCGAAAGATATAAGAGGTCACATGCGCCTCCTCGACGAAAGTTTATCTATTCCAACTAAGGAACTAGAACTGCTGCCCTTGCAAATCAGTTCAAGTACCTATGGATAAGAAGGTGTTCAGAGCTACAATTGAATGCCTAATACGTCTATTTGGTcttaaaagagaaaatataaCTGAAAAGAAGAGCTGCTGCTCTTGCCAATCAGTTCAAGTAGCAAATTGGCAAGAAAGTAGTCAGTTTTTGCCTAAAATACTAAGAAACCTTGTATTAAAATAACTGCACGACCAAAGAGAACTGCCGTCCTTGCAAGTCAGTTACAGAAaccatgaaaagaaaagaaaaatcaggCCCTTAGCCTAGAAGTAGGACAATGGGGAACAGCTGCCCATGCTGATCAGAACCCCATAATCCTATGTATATAAGTACAGGAAATGATGGGACTGCTGCCCTCACTATTTAGTCCCATCATTTTCAAGTAACCCTTGCACAGCCTCCCCCGCATGCTATGCAAGAATTACTTACAAATATTATTATGTTGTATTATGTGGAAAGCGACGGTATTCtaatacattttaaaaaaaggcatTCGACTTCCAGCGACCCAAAGCCCTTATTTGAGCATCAGACATTCCCAACTCTGCAGTAAATGAGGCGGtaccaatgagaaagctaggACCTTTATAACGGGTGGAGTCCAGTCCACAAGTCGttaatgaaagacaaagaaggtCTGCAGAAACTTTTATATGAAAGGGATTTTTATCTGGATTCAGGAAAGGTGGGCCCGGTCTTTTTCCTCCAGCAAAAATTGCGCAGGCCAACAAGAATTCTGGCGATGCAAAAAGATTTTAAGGGGACGTTGGTTGTAGCTGTGTTGGAAATTGCCAAAAGTAATCTTTAGAGCGACAACATATTTGGAAAAATCAACCAGTTTAGAAACATTATGAGCCTGTAGTATAAGATTGCTACCATCCTTAGCTGAGTTGTAGGTCATATCACCAATTCTAAGGAAGGCAAAGAAGGCTGTTGTACACATGGCTCTAAACTGACAACATTGATACTCAGAAATAGAAAGTACAGCGGAAGACTCAATCAATTTTTGGAGAACTGGGATAGTAATAGGCAAGCGAGCATCTAAACGGTAAGCAAGTTTGTTATAACCCTTGAGCATTTGAACGAGGAAGACGGCCTTTGTAGGATCTGAATAACTGAGAAATTTATGTGAGTAAACAAGAGCAGACACGTAGGAACTTAGAGTTGATGAAGCATAATTTATATTATACATGAAAGCAATAAAAATAGCCAATTTATGAGGTGAGATGGGAAAGGAGTTGGAAACGAACTGGAAAATTGTGTTTAAGAATTGGTAAAAAGGCTTCCAAGCACACCGATAAGTTGGAATAGAGGAAGGTTGGAGGCTGGACCTAGCAAGCATGGACACTGTTGAACCGATGCTGATTGCCGATGCTGGGGAATCTCTGTAGGCAAGGGGTCCATGTGAGCTGGCGCTAGTTGTCTGAAGGTCTACACCTGCAAGCGAGACAGAGCATCAGCTAGGTTGTTATGAACTCCCCGGATGTGCCTAGCCTTGCAAAGAATATTGTGATGTAAACATATTGAAATAAGCTTCCGAACAAAGGCCATCAAATATTTATCCTTGCATGTTTGTCTGTTGATCAAGTGAACCAAGGATTCATTATCagtaaaaaaagcaatatgccCTGATTACCCACGGCTTCGCCGAAAGGTACATTCTTAAGACAATAGGTTGCCAGAGATATCGGTGAATATATTTAATTTGGAGGAATTGAGACATAAGTCttccaagaaaaaaaaccttccattgaaatccaagaaaaagGACAGCAATGTTTTGAGACCCTCTTTTACCTCGCGATTAAGTCTAATGTAATGATCCGGCAAACGCACACCCACCGTCAAGTCAATTAGACGTATTAAAAAGGCTCGACCTGGCCTTATCACTGAACAAGCAAAATTTAGGAGGCCGTTGAGGGACTGCACCTGCACTCTCTTGGGGAttcaggatggcttagtggttagcAACCGTGCTTTCCACCTGTGCGAGCCGGGTTTCAGTCGATCTCGACCTGACTcccagggtttttctccgggtactccggttttcctccctcagaaAAATCGACTCGCAGCCTATTctatctggctgtggtgctgtgctccgaggtcatacatgggtcgtatTCAGGGGCCGTGCGCCTAGCCTGCAGCACAGCTCTCTCGgtcccttagcaattcagtctccgactgcgagtaaGGGTGTTTAGCAGGTCAGGTATTATTAAGGTGACCTTTTTGCGGTGGATAAAATCTGAGATCTGGGGAATACACTTTGCGATCTTATCATGAGGTAAACAAGCCTCCAAAAGAAGGGAGGCCAATTCAATACCCGCAAAAGACATGGTAGTGGAAGGGCCACACGTCTTCTCTGGTGCTATGGGAATACCCAGGTAAGAGCAAAGTGACATTAACAAATCCAACTGTTGTTGACAGAGTTGCTCAGTAGAAGCAACTAGGAGGTAATCATCAAGCCGGATGTGTAAAATGTAATAAATGTTTAGCTTATTACGAGCAATCGATTCCACAGCAgtgctaaacattttaaaagttaACCGGCAAGTGGAACAACCCACTGGCATGCATCGGTCATAGTAATACAGCCCCCTCCACTGCATCCCAACGAGACCGTAATCATCAGGCCCCTGTTGTTCGAAATCCGATTAGCGTTAGCCTACGATTAAATAGTCCTAATCAACGGAATAAATTTACCCTTCGATTAAATTCTGTTCCTCAAAACTTGATTAACACTATCCAAGGAATAAACTAAGGGTTAAATTTAACACACCTAGCAAGGTGGATTAACTCACTAATCGAGGGAAATTTTccccaaacaaaaaaagatggCGGACCTACTGTTTGGTGGTTTGGGCTTAATGCCGGGTCCAGTTAGAAGAAAAGCGAGAGAATTCAGGCTCCACGATGATTTTTCTTTAGACGAATACACTGACGACGAGTTCAGAAGTCGATATCGTTTTGGCCGAGAGTCAATTGAACTTTTGATCGACCTTCTTCGTGACGACCTTGAAAGGGCCACCGCTCGAAACCATGCCTTGTCAACAACTGTACAAGTCCTTGCTGCGTTGCGGTTTTATGCCTCCGGAAGCTTTCTGCAAGTTATTGGAGATACCATTGGTTTGTCAAAGTCGACCGTGTCTCGCATCATCAGCAAAGTTTCCTATGCCCTCGCACAAAAACAAGTACACTTCATCAAGTGGCCATCGAACAAAGCCGAAATTGTTCAAACTAAAGGAGGCTTTTACGACAAGGGAGGGTTCCCTGGGGTGATTGGCTGTGTGGACGGCACGCACGTTAAGATTCAGGGACCAACCGAAAACGAAAATGACTATGTCAACCGAAAGGGGTTTCATTCAATTAATGTGCAAGCGATTTGCAATCACAAAGGTATGTAAAAATGGCATTCAACAaatttaagcttaagcttacAACAGAAGCCATTATTACTATTCATTTAGTATAAGCTAAAATTCATCATGCAAGCTGCTGTAGGATCCGCTAAAATGTGGTTCAGTTGAATGTAAACAACAAAGTTGCGCTGCCTTCGTGACAGCGCGCGTTGTCAATTTCAAATGTGGAATGTGAGGGAGCTTTTACAGTAAACTTGGAATGCGACAAATTTTAAGATATTAAATTCAAAGACTTATCTTTTCCAGGCACGTATCCAGACTTTTCGCTCGGTCAGAAAAAGTAAAGCGGCTGTCAAATCAAAACAACGTAGACAACGcgccaaagaaaaataaaatggcCCGTCGTCTGTGTGCAAACGTAATCACATGACAAGTTTCGTAACCTAGGAACAACCGTATTGTTTACATACCTGTCTCAAACGCATTCAAGCCGCTGAAACCTGACGTGTCTTCAAACACTTCAATAATCTCTCTACTTGAAGCACTTATGGGTTTCGGCGGCGGCCCTCCCCTAGTCTTCTTCGACTCTCTCTTGAATTCAGAGAATTCTTTTTTCGCGGTACTGTGAAGATTTTTCCACTTCTCCTTCACCTCGGACACCGTACGGTTTGCTGTTCCCACTGCATTAACAGCTCGCGTAATGTCTTCCCAgatttcttgtttctttttgttggtGACGTTATTTGTTAGTTTAGACAGAATagtttcaaggttttttttaacattttcagcGATCACGCCAATTTCGTAAACGGAAAAGTTgggttttccttttctttcttttgcttcGGAGTTGATTTCTTCACGTTCCGCGACACATTCCACATTATTTTTTTCGCCCGCGTAGCTGCGAAGCGGCAAATAACTGGTTTTACTGGTTTAATCCGAGCTTAGTCGGGGGATAGTTAATCGAGGATTAAATCTGCTATCAAAAACAGCTTTTTATCCTTGGATTAGTTATCCCAGCAATAACAAATTTAATCACGGAATAAACGCTAATCATGGGTTAGTTTAATCGGCTATCGAACAACCGGGGCCAGGGAGAATGGGGATAATCAGGAATGCATTTTTAACATCTGTCTTGCCCAAAAAACAACCTGGACTAGCATTTTTAATCAGTTGGAGGGTCTCCTCAATTGTAGCATATTTAACACTGGTATGATCTGAGGAAATGCCGTCGTTAACAAAGAAACCGTTAGGAAAAGACAAATGATGGATTAAGCGAAATTCACCCAGACCTTCTCTGGGACTAAGCCGAGAGGTGAATCCAGAAGGCAGTTAGAGGAGGAGGCTGGAAAGGACCTGCCAATTTATGGGCTTCCAGCTCTTTTTGGAGCTTAGCATCAACAGCTGACATTAAATTCGCAGCTGTTCGAGATTTACTCTCCCCTTGAAAGTGAGCCGGAAAACCCTGAGTAAAACCAAATGACAAAAATTCAACAGTGGAAGGGTTGTACCTATCTAAAAGAAACCTAATCTCTTCACTTTTACTGGAGTGGGGAAGCTGGGAGGGTGAGGACTTGGCAGGTCGGAGCTGAGAACTGGCAATTCTTGATGAGCCACGAAAAGTGCATTTTGAAGTTGGATGTGACCCCTCGCACTTTCGATCCTTATGGAATTTAAAACAATATCCTTTCGGGACAAAATCTGCCTTTCCTTTTCGTGGATGAGCTGGGTTTTGGAGTGGTCGTCGCAGAGAAACTTCCTACTTAAGCCACAACTCGCCATGGATTCGATCCCAGGCAAGAGCAGCACGGTGTGCCTGCCTCAGAAAACGAAAATTCTCGTCGTAAAATGTCCAGTTGTGGCCCTTCCCAGCCAAGTCCTGGATTATCTCCCCATATTTCATGAGGGCGGGGGCCTTATAAGGGAGTTGTTTTGTGTAAGCCCCCACAAGAACACGAAAACTGCTTAGCGTTGTTTCAATTGTcattacttttttgtttttagacaaTGGTTCAAGGGAAAGAGGGGGATTTAACTACTCTCTGAATTATTAACGGTTATTCCATATTGATCGGCCAACACAGGGTTGGCAAGTAGTGAACCAAAGTCTACATATTCAACCTTCCAAAGTTTCGCCCGTATTTTTTCTGATAAACGGGCATTCACTGGTAGACTCACGGATTGAAACAACTGACCTGGCACCGGGTTGGATGCTGAAACTTGGGGAATCCGCCCTGTCAAGGCAGCCGAAGCATCGGCCAAGCTATTTTGAACAACAGTGGAGGAAGCCTCCTCAGTATTCTGGCCAACGGAGGAACTGACTGGAACCTCTTGTAAAGTTGATAATGCTGCTGGAGACGGATTGCTGGAAGCCTCAGCACTAGATAAACGACAGGAAACTTCCTCTGCAACTGGGGTTATCAAGGTCTCCATACACTGTGGTGATAACATGGATTGCACCGACTCTGCTAGCACAAACTCATTTGGGTGGGTAGAGACATCAGGGTCAGGCACTAATGCGATAGACTGAACTTGTGTTGACCGTTCTGTCCTTGCAGGAACAGCCCCCACAGCCGCGCTGCTGGCTTAGACACTGGATCAAGGGCTGCTACGTTTCGTGAGGGTAGTTAAGATGTACAGCGACTGGACTTGGCGTTTGGCATGATGACAATCTGCAAAACCAAAACACAGGACCCAGAACCAAACGAAAACCAAAGCAGCAAGACTGTATTATACTAAATGAGATCGAAAGGGTGAAGTGGgaaggaaatttaaaattaacctAGCGGGCACACAAAACCATGTCAAGACACAAAGTCGACGCGTTAATTGACCCTTGATGCCAGAATAGAAAAACAAAGCTagcataactacatatgactaGCCACAAGCCTGCATAACtatatatggctgaccatagaaGAACAGGGCTAGGATATCTACATATCACAAGCCAGCATAACTACATATGCATAGCTATGAAAGAAATAACACTAGGATAACTACATATCACTAGCCACAAGCCAGCATACCTACATATGCATGGCTATGAAAGAAATCAAGCTAGGATAACTAAATATAACCAATCACCAGCCAGCATAACTACATGTGCATATACCACTAGCAGAAGCCAGCATAACTACATGCGAccagcacaaaattattcaatcataactacatatgactaGAGAGAAATTTGCGAACATAGCAAGAGATATGGAAACCCTGCTGGTGAAAATGAATGGCTCACAATAAAAGATCAAACATAGAGAACCTAAAACATTACTATGGAAATAACAGCCACTTTGTTAACAAATGAGGTTTAATTCCTCCTGAAATACACATAAGGCCAAtaaaaagggcaaaaataaGAGCCAAAAATCATTTCGAAGAAAATTATCAAACATGACTAAAAGCCAGCGTGAAAAACAATGGGTCAATTCTCGTGAAGACCGACAGCTTTATTGTCCGCTAAATAGAAATCTTTATGGGGATTATTAAACTCAGGatgacgaaaacaaaaaacgttGGGTAAATCAGCTAAAACAACACTAACATATTGGTTCAGAACCGTTGCGTTACGCCAAAACGACATAGCATGCGGAAAGAAAATGCTACTAAAAAATCGCACTTAGGCAGACGCAGCAGATCTTCGATCGCAGAGCCGACCGTCTGCGGTGGAAGTTTCAAAAGGTCGTTAGAACCTATTTCCAAGATAGCAATATCTGGAGCAAGGTCCCTGACCGCGTGAAGGTCATTCGCCCGTAGCGTCTGCACAGTTCGTCCGCCAATGCCATGTAAGCAAACCGAagcaaacattagttttggcgtcCAGGAAATGAAAAAATATCGAATAAATTCGTATGATTATTACTATAAGTACTATTTTTATAGTAATggaagtaataatgataatgatgaaaatgatattttaataagtatTTTGTCCAAATGGTTCCATAAATTATAGAAACGAACACTTTTTATACACCACGGATataagttgaagttgaagttccAAGGAGACAAGCTTTTTGTAGCGTTCCGAAATGGGTTTTTTCGCTAACTTGAGTAAGCCAAGATTCGAATATTTTAGAGATTGTCCCAAGCGATCCAATCACAATAGGTATAACTTTAACTCCTTTACAGTTCCAAGTTCGCTCCAATTTCATATTTTACGTCTTGATAACGGCTAATTTTCTCTGTTTCCGCTTTTAGGATTCTCGTATCAAAAGGATATGTTACCTCAATaatcacattattattattattattattattattattattattgttattattattattattattcttatttagatataaagattttatagttctcaaaaAGCCCtctaaatttagaacaatcaggacatcatgaaattCTACtatttccgaacactatgcgcaaaaacttcgattttttactttatgagcCGTACGGAGGAAGTTTTTCATTAAtgctcacggaaaaatgtatgtgtttcaattgcactgatttggtcattaaaatccttgttcagatatcagaagtctacgttaacagcacacactaAGGCAACTCCTTAGCATCtggatatttttttaatttttcctccGCCCGCGcattagccagttggtgagggccagtctcttgtCTTATTATTTGCTGAGAAAAGTTTACCTTTGTttgaatacttttgattttgtatgatttttcgaGCTTTTTTGtattctgttttagtttttgttattgttttctttgaaaccatcaaatccactgtcgtccatttttgttttgatttgttcgcgctgaATCGTTCCTgtagaccctatggaggacaattggaattaattgtattcctcttatctattaagtaagtagaatcgagtagggccgtgatcagcaaatgctgagaacgaaactgcaatataagctaaaatgaaattcactgaattgttcttgtttaatttgaatcacaatatgacacagctttgcgcgtggatactccacaaagaattgtccactgtcatccatttttcttttgatttgaTCGCACTGAGTCGATTACGCCGGCTCCATGGAGgccatttgggtttaattgtactgctcttatctaagtagaatcgagtaaagctgtgatcagcgaatgctaagaacgaaactgaaataaaagctaaaattgagttcatggaattgttcttgtttagttcgaatgctgtactgttgctgagtgtactttaaaaagtagtgttaacatgagttaaaacttcgttacttagtttcttACTAGTTTTcatagacattacgtttcatgttttcatttctagatcgCTCTCTggcaatgaaataactcacctcccagaaaatgttttctcaggagtTAGTGCGCTACGAgacctgtaagtttgttgacccaaatacactttcaaactatgacatagctgaccatagctatgtgcctggttactttacagagtacagtgtgacttatatacaaagcgactcatacagctgatttaaacaaagtgtcagtagtaataaataaccctttttggtttttgggtctaaaattaaggtggatttggaccttagccttctaagattaatactaactgttattccaatatgtcatgttggttcttttgtaacacctattttttcatttgagcgaggttcccttattaaagaaaggaacacataaaaaaatcaagttgattgctaccgacaaacattagttttggtgtcgaggaaatgacaatatctcgaataaattATTAGTATTTTTATAGCAAtgcatagtaataataatgataatcataacaatgatattttaataagtgtttactccaaatgattgcacgaattatggaaatgaacactctttatacaccacgggtatatCGAATCAtattttccataaatttgtaattttttataacgTCTAATTgagcttggttaagatttttattttattgtaatgtagtgtatgtttaaaattcttcttcttcttcttcttcttcttcttcttcttcttttattattattattattattattattattattattattattattattatttctattattataattttaaaaaatagattttatagtCGTCCAAATTTAGAACgatcaggacatcatgaaactctattatttccgaacactatgcgcgaaaacttcgatttttttttataataataataataataatttattatttatttggcgcaaatatctatatgaatatattcaaatgcgccttacaagttacattaaaataatagtaaaataataaatctAATATAATAAAACTATCCAAACCATATCTAATATATAAGCTAAAAATTACACagagtcaaaaatgtaaaaattctaaaaataacaAGCATACGCTTTCCTAAAAAGATGAGTTTTCACTAAGGACTTAAAAACGTCCATTGTCTTAGCATTCCTAATGTCATTTGGGAGACCGTTCCACAGTCCCGGAGACGCAACTTGAAATGCTCTGTCTCCcaatgtcttttttgtttttgtagcaTTATAAGGTTGTAATAGTAGCTGTGACGATGACCTTAAGTTATAATTTGTTCGTTCCCTAGTTCTAATTAAATCTGAAATATATGGTGGAGCATGGCCATGTATTGCCTTATAGGTTAAAATTAGCACCTTGTATTCAATCCTAAAAGACACAGGCAGCCAATGTAGCCGATAAAGAACAGGTGTtttatgatccgtaaagagaaggtttttcataAACACTCACgaaaaaatgtatgtgtttcagttgaacagatttggtcatgaaaatccttgttcagaaatcagaagtctacgttaacagaagagaccagggccagtactccttagtatctggctagaaatattcttctaaCTTTTTCGTCCGGCCgcgcgttagccagttggtgagggctagtctcttgccttattattcgctgagaaacgtttacctttctttaaatacttttgattttgtatgatttttccagctttttggtgttctgttttag harbors:
- the LOC137976667 gene encoding putative nuclease HARBI1, producing MADLLFGGLGLMPGPVRRKAREFRLHDDFSLDEYTDDEFRSRYRFGRESIELLIDLLRDDLERATARNHALSTTVQVLAALRFYASGSFLQVIGDTIGLSKSTVSRIISKVSYALAQKQVHFIKWPSNKAEIVQTKGGFYDKGGFPGVIGCVDGTHVKIQGPTENENDYVNRKGFHSINVQAICNHKGM